A stretch of Myroides oncorhynchi DNA encodes these proteins:
- a CDS encoding DUF4141 domain-containing protein: MKKLFQVIILAGLCALPIKSNAQWVVTDPTNLASGILNSANEIIQTSSTVSNVVKNFKEVEKVYKQGKEYYDKLQAVNNLVKDARKVQQTVLLVGDVSELYVKNFGKMLNDPNFSPQELVAIANGYSVLLNESTALLKELKQIVSSTSLSLNDKERMDIIDKVYNQIKDYHSLVSYYTRKNISVSILRAKKKNNTQRVMELYGSSNQKYW; this comes from the coding sequence ATGAAAAAACTATTTCAGGTAATAATATTAGCAGGACTATGTGCTTTACCAATTAAGTCTAACGCCCAGTGGGTAGTCACTGATCCCACGAATTTGGCTTCAGGTATTTTAAACAGTGCCAATGAGATTATACAAACTTCTTCTACAGTTAGCAACGTAGTGAAGAACTTTAAAGAAGTCGAAAAAGTCTATAAACAAGGAAAGGAGTATTACGATAAACTTCAAGCGGTTAACAACCTAGTGAAGGACGCAAGGAAGGTTCAACAGACCGTGCTTTTAGTTGGAGACGTCTCTGAGCTGTATGTCAAGAACTTTGGCAAGATGCTCAACGATCCCAACTTTTCCCCTCAAGAGTTAGTGGCTATTGCCAATGGTTACTCAGTGCTTTTAAACGAGAGTACAGCACTTTTAAAAGAGCTTAAACAGATTGTAAGTTCCACTAGTCTCTCTTTAAATGATAAAGAAAGAATGGATATTATAGACAAAGTTTATAATCAGATTAAGGACTATCACAGCCTTGTTAGCTACTACACTAGAAAGAATATCTCAGTGAGTATTTTAAGAGCTAAGAAAAAGAACAATACCCAAAGGGTAATGGAATTGTATGGGAGCTCAAATCAAAAATACTGGTAG
- the traJ gene encoding conjugative transposon protein TraJ → MDDSNLHEVLQNLYYDMLPLSSEMASIAKAVAGLGALFYIALQVWQALARAEPIDVYPMLRPFAIGLCIMFFPSLVLGTINTVLSPVVKGTHQMLEHQVVDLKELQEKKDILERETMLRNPETAHLVSNEEFDNKLAELGWSPSDLAAMTGMYLEKWQHDFQKNLRDAFREILEMIFQAAALVIDTIRTFFLIVLSILGPLAFAISIWSGFESTLSQWFTRYISVYLWLPVADLFSAMLAKIQSLIIERDMLLLNDPNFIPDTSNTVYAIFMIIGIVGYFTIPTVTGWIIQAGGAGNFMRNMNQTAIKTGNIASAGAGAATGNIAGQLVKK, encoded by the coding sequence ATGGACGATAGTAATTTACACGAGGTTTTGCAGAATCTCTATTACGATATGCTTCCACTCTCTAGTGAGATGGCATCGATTGCTAAAGCGGTAGCAGGTCTTGGAGCGCTGTTTTATATTGCCTTGCAAGTATGGCAAGCCTTGGCAAGGGCAGAACCTATTGACGTGTATCCGATGCTTAGACCGTTTGCAATTGGGCTTTGTATTATGTTTTTTCCAAGCCTTGTACTTGGAACGATAAACACAGTGCTTAGTCCTGTGGTTAAAGGTACACATCAAATGCTAGAGCATCAGGTTGTTGATCTAAAAGAACTACAAGAAAAGAAAGACATCTTAGAGCGGGAAACCATGCTTCGCAATCCTGAGACAGCTCATTTAGTTTCTAATGAAGAGTTTGATAACAAGCTTGCCGAACTTGGTTGGTCTCCCTCTGATTTAGCGGCTATGACAGGAATGTATTTAGAAAAGTGGCAACATGATTTTCAAAAGAATTTAAGAGATGCCTTTAGAGAGATATTAGAAATGATCTTTCAAGCAGCGGCTCTTGTTATTGATACCATTCGGACATTCTTTTTAATTGTGCTTTCTATTTTGGGACCACTAGCCTTTGCAATATCTATTTGGAGTGGTTTTGAGTCCACGCTCTCCCAGTGGTTTACTCGGTATATCAGCGTTTACCTCTGGCTACCTGTAGCTGATTTGTTTAGCGCAATGCTTGCTAAGATTCAATCTCTTATTATTGAAAGAGATATGCTATTGCTCAATGATCCAAACTTTATTCCAGATACCTCAAATACGGTGTATGCGATTTTTATGATCATCGGAATTGTAGGGTATTTCACGATTCCAACAGTTACAGGATGGATAATTCAGGCAGGAGGAGCAGGGAACTTTATGCGCAATATGAATCAGACTGCTATCAAAACAGGAAATATAGCCTCAGCTGGGGCAGGAGCTGCAACTGGAAATATAGCCGGACAGCTTGTTAAAAAGTAA